In Pectinophora gossypiella chromosome 1, ilPecGoss1.1, whole genome shotgun sequence, one genomic interval encodes:
- the LOC126367505 gene encoding uncharacterized protein LOC126367505, which yields MNPKAPEPPKEAAAEANPEPQQLKTVSAPLMPISEPVLETQISAPSYFHSLAENDLPPFRIPVKEARPKILLVVDPLVSEEDVVEMIASTDEDPVNGMKTFLGPFLVRKQVIKNFDLTERDFLIKLLTETVDYAAQRDFNEHKLSCLITIYLTTHMYFKWFYWAAPRRVWDYFKELMIRHTIEDSPDGEEVFEPDECYDIVTHFHTMYITNLPLVHIATFGAHRVKLSWPFMPVKNK from the exons ATGAATCCAAAAGCTCCGGAGCCGCCCAAGGAAGCGGCGGCGGAGGCAAACCCTGAACCTCAGCAACTGAAAACTGTATCCGCACCGCTGATGCCCATTTCAGAACCCGTGTTGGAAACGCAGATATCGGCGCCTTCATACTTTCACTCCTTGGCTGAAAACGACTTGCCACCTTTCAG GATACCTGTGAAAGAAGCTAGACCAAAGATCTTATTGGTGGTGGACCCTCTGGTCAGCGAAGAAGACGTGGTGGAAATGATTGCGTCCACAGACGAAGACCCTGTCAATGGAATGAAGACATTTTTAG GACCCTTTCTAGTCAGAAAGCAGGTGATAAAAAACTTCGACCTGACCGAACGGGACTTCTTGATCAAACTGCTAACAGAAACGGTAGACTATGCAGCCCAGCGCGACTTCAACGAGCACAAACTGTCATGTCTCATCACCATATACCTGACCACACACATGTATTTCAAGTGGTTCTACTGGGCCGCCCCTAGACGAGTGTGGGATTACTTCAAAGAGCTGATGATTAGACATACTATTGAG GACTCTCCTGACGGCGAGGAGGTGTTCGAGCCGGACGAATGCTACGATATAGTGACGCACTTCCACACCATGTACATAACCAATCTGCCGCTCGTGCACATCGCTACATTCGGCGCGCATCGCGTCAAACTTAGCTGGCCCTTCATGCCCGTTAAGAATAAATAG
- the LOC126370876 gene encoding rRNA-processing protein UTP23 homolog has protein sequence MKITRYKKVQKYLKFYYNNFGFHQPYQVLIDGTFCFAAFKEQINVRDQLPKYLNGQAKLLTTRCIIIETEKVAKKAHGALTILKQFGIHECGHKEPIPGSHCILSMIGKKNDKHYILASQDRDLQEKLRNKPSVPLLYLHNKSPTLEKPSKASQEKAGQTIEANSFLFISETQNEALKTMKQALGIEEKIEEPKIIPKKKKIRNPNPLSCKKKKKKPGTASKPSESAQDKGVSEGKVRKRKKKKIPKHLKQQLSVSAAM, from the exons atgaaaataactaGATACAAGAaggttcaaaaatacctaaAGTTCTACTACAACAACTTTGGCTTTCATCAGCCGTACCAAGTTCTCATCGACGGCACATTTTGTTTTGCAGCTTTCAAA GAACAAATAAATGTAAGAGACCAATTACCAAAATATCTCAATGGACAAGCGAAACTGCTCACAACAAGATGTATCATAATTGAAACAGAGAAGGTTGCTAAGAAGGCACATGGAGCCCTCACCATCCTGAAACAGTTTGGTATACATGAATGTGGACATAAGGAACCAATACCCGGATCACATTGCATTCTGTCAATGATTGGCAAGAAAAATGACAAGCATTACATCCTAGCTTCTCAAGACAGAGATCTACAAGAGAAACTTAGAAATAAACCCAGTGTACCACTTCTCTATTTACATAACAAATCACCAACATTAGAAAAACCTTCGAAAGCCAGCCAGGAAAAAGCTGGTCAAACTATTGAAGCTAACTCATTTTTGTTCATAAGCGAAACCCAAAATGAGGCGCTAAAAACCATGAAACAGGCATTAGGAATTGAAGAAAAAATTGAGGAACCTAAAATAATtccgaaaaaaaagaaaattcgtAATCCTAATCCTTTGTCTtgtaagaagaaaaagaagaagccaGGAACAGCAAGCAAGCCTTCAGAAAGCGCTCAGGATAAAGGAGTGAGTGAAGGCAAagtaagaaaaagaaagaaaaaaaaaatacctaaacatTTGAAGCAGCAGTTGTCTGTGAGTGCAgcaatgtaa
- the LOC126371143 gene encoding anaphase-promoting complex subunit 13: MDSKCRRNGRLIDVVDEEWRAERLPHEDIEVPLEELPDPEADSADSHLTLKEQSLRWQENFPEPSNIQN, from the coding sequence ATGGATAGCAAGTGTCGTCGTAACGGGAGGCTCATAGACGTAGTGGACGAGGAATGGCGCGCTGAGCGGCTCCCGCATGAGGACATCGAGGTTCCACTGGAGGAACTGCCCGACCCGGAAGCCGACTCCGCGGACTCGCACCTCACACTCAAAGAGCAAAGTTTGCGCTGGCAAGAGAACTTTCCCGAACCGAGCAATATTCAAAACTAG